One window of Saprospiraceae bacterium genomic DNA carries:
- the nuoK gene encoding NADH-quinone oxidoreductase subunit NuoK produces MNSIPELIRTVPLEQYLMLSTCLFFIGMIGVLVRRNIIIVFMCIEIMLNAVNLLMVSVSAYRGEASGQIMVLFIMAVAAAEVSVGLAIIVMMYKNLKTTNIDLFNQLKG; encoded by the coding sequence ATGAATTCAATTCCGGAGTTAATTCGTACAGTTCCATTAGAGCAGTATCTCATGTTGAGTACCTGCTTGTTTTTTATCGGTATGATTGGCGTATTGGTAAGGCGCAATATTATTATAGTGTTTATGTGTATTGAAATCATGTTAAATGCTGTAAACCTATTGATGGTTTCCGTTTCAGCGTATCGGGGAGAAGCCTCCGGACAAATTATGGTTTTATTTATAATGGCAGTAGCTGCAGCAGAAGTTTCTGTCGGGCTGGCAATTATTGTGATGATGTATAAAAATTTAAAAACGACCAACATCGATTTATTTAATCAATTGAAAGGTTGA
- a CDS encoding NAD(P)H-dependent oxidoreductase subunit E, which yields MPFTSERLKQFEDIKKRYPEGKHKSALLPILHLVQEDHGWLPVDAMDEVAEVLDIKPIEVYEVATFYTMFHVKPVGKYVLEICRTGPCCLIGAESMIQYLKEKLNVEEGEITQDGLFTIKPVECLASCGTGPVLQIGPDYKYHEHLTKEKIDSLIDELRSKG from the coding sequence ATGCCATTTACAAGTGAACGGTTAAAACAATTTGAGGATATTAAAAAAAGATATCCGGAAGGAAAGCATAAATCTGCTTTGCTGCCAATATTGCATTTGGTACAGGAAGATCATGGTTGGTTGCCGGTGGATGCAATGGATGAAGTAGCTGAAGTTTTAGATATCAAACCCATTGAAGTGTATGAAGTCGCTACGTTTTATACCATGTTTCATGTTAAACCGGTTGGTAAATATGTTTTGGAAATTTGTCGTACCGGCCCTTGCTGTTTAATTGGAGCAGAATCAATGATTCAATATTTGAAAGAAAAACTGAATGTTGAAGAAGGGGAAATCACGCAAGATGGTTTATTTACAATCAAACCCGTTGAATGTCTTGCTTCTTGCGGTACCGGACCTGTATTGCAAATCGGACCGGATTACAAATACCACGAACACCTAACAAAAGAAAAAATAGATTCATTGATTGACGAACTTAGGTCTAAAGGATAA
- the nuoF gene encoding NADH-quinone oxidoreductase subunit NuoF: MKLLLEHIDKPGIQSIDGYLKNGGYRSVEKALKQLSPDQLVEEVKTSGLRGRGGAGFPTGLKWSFLDKKSDKPKYLVCNADESEPGTFKDRFLMEHIPHLLIEGMIVSSFALTAKTSYIYVRGEMMYIIRILEKAIAEAYAKGYLGKNILGSGYDLDLFVQAGGGAYICGEETALLESLEGKRGNPRNKPPFPAVWGLYGCPTVVNNVETIAAVPWIVNNGGAAYAAIGIGKSTGTKLISACGNINKPGVFEIELGLPVEEFIYGDDYCGGIANGRELKAVVAGGSSVPILPKNLILKTANQEARLMSYESLSDGGFVSGTMLGSGGFIVFDDQSCIVRNLWNFTRFYHHESCGQCSPCREGTGWMEKVLHRIEYGHGKLTDIDLLVDVAKKIEGKTICPLGEAAAWPVASAIRHFRDEFEAHVRNPESCNARHLHFETAMSH, translated from the coding sequence ATGAAATTATTATTAGAACATATAGATAAACCTGGAATCCAATCAATTGATGGATATTTAAAAAATGGAGGCTACCGCTCCGTTGAAAAAGCATTGAAACAATTAAGTCCAGATCAACTGGTTGAAGAAGTCAAGACTTCTGGATTAAGAGGTCGAGGAGGAGCCGGATTTCCAACTGGATTGAAATGGTCTTTTTTAGATAAAAAATCAGACAAACCGAAATACCTTGTTTGTAATGCAGATGAATCTGAACCGGGTACCTTTAAGGACCGTTTTTTAATGGAACATATTCCGCATTTGTTGATTGAAGGAATGATTGTTTCATCCTTTGCATTGACTGCAAAAACATCCTACATCTATGTTCGGGGTGAAATGATGTATATCATACGCATCCTCGAAAAAGCAATTGCAGAAGCCTATGCCAAAGGGTATCTTGGAAAAAATATTTTGGGTAGCGGATATGATTTGGATTTATTTGTGCAAGCCGGTGGAGGAGCCTATATCTGTGGAGAAGAAACTGCATTGCTGGAATCGCTTGAAGGCAAACGCGGCAATCCAAGAAACAAGCCGCCATTTCCAGCAGTTTGGGGATTGTATGGTTGCCCAACCGTAGTAAACAATGTAGAAACAATTGCAGCAGTGCCATGGATTGTCAATAATGGAGGCGCGGCCTATGCTGCAATCGGGATTGGCAAAAGTACCGGTACCAAATTAATTTCAGCATGTGGAAACATAAATAAACCAGGTGTATTTGAAATTGAATTGGGATTACCGGTTGAAGAATTTATATACGGCGATGACTATTGTGGTGGAATCGCAAATGGAAGAGAACTAAAAGCGGTTGTTGCTGGTGGTTCTTCAGTACCCATTCTCCCAAAAAATCTGATTTTAAAAACAGCCAATCAGGAAGCTCGTTTAATGAGTTACGAATCGCTGTCGGATGGTGGATTTGTTAGTGGAACCATGTTAGGTTCTGGTGGATTCATCGTGTTCGATGATCAATCCTGCATCGTGAGAAATTTGTGGAATTTCACTCGGTTTTATCATCATGAAAGTTGTGGACAATGCAGTCCATGCAGAGAAGGAACCGGTTGGATGGAAAAAGTATTACACCGCATTGAATATGGTCATGGCAAATTGACTGATATTGATTTATTGGTTGATGTAGCTAAAAAAATAGAAGGAAAAACAATATGTCCCTTGGGTGAAGCAGCCGCATGGCCGGTAGCCAGTGCAATTCGCCATTTTAGGGATGAATTTGAAGCGCATGTCAGGAATCCGGAATCGTGTAATGCCAGGCATTTACATTTTGAAACTGCAATGAGCCATTAA
- a CDS encoding (2Fe-2S)-binding protein, with translation MENLFKVTIDGKSIEVPPGTTILQAARQIGGTYPPAMCYYSSLKDTGGKCRVCLVKVAQSSEANPRPMPKLVASCLTRVEHGMVVENESSPEVLEARNGVVEFLLINHPLDCPVCDQAGECDLQNLSYEHGTEGTRYEESRREFNKIDIGPYVQLHMTRCILCYRCVYAAEQLTDSRVHGVLNRGDVSEISTYIQHAIDKDFSGNIIDVCPVGALTDKTYRFKQRVWFSKPFNAHRSCSKCSGKTIAWMKGDDIIRITARKNAFGEVEDFICNECRFEHKETADWHIEGPRDMGDDSVISANKYELPVISPAVNVDAKFVSE, from the coding sequence ATGGAAAATCTTTTTAAAGTAACCATAGACGGTAAAAGTATTGAAGTTCCACCTGGAACGACTATACTTCAAGCTGCAAGACAAATTGGAGGAACGTATCCACCCGCTATGTGTTATTATTCTTCTTTGAAAGACACAGGAGGAAAATGCCGCGTATGTTTGGTGAAAGTTGCTCAATCCAGTGAAGCCAATCCCCGCCCTATGCCTAAATTGGTTGCAAGCTGTCTTACACGCGTTGAACATGGGATGGTGGTTGAAAATGAAAGTTCTCCAGAAGTACTGGAAGCTCGCAATGGGGTCGTTGAATTTTTATTAATCAATCACCCGTTGGATTGTCCTGTTTGCGATCAGGCAGGAGAATGCGATTTGCAAAATCTTTCATACGAACATGGTACTGAAGGCACCCGATATGAAGAATCAAGAAGAGAATTTAATAAGATAGATATTGGACCTTATGTCCAATTGCACATGACCCGCTGTATTTTATGTTATCGTTGCGTTTATGCTGCCGAGCAACTTACTGATTCACGCGTGCACGGCGTACTAAATCGCGGAGACGTTTCAGAGATTAGTACCTACATTCAACATGCAATTGATAAAGATTTTTCTGGAAATATTATTGATGTATGCCCGGTAGGTGCATTGACAGATAAAACCTATCGATTTAAACAACGGGTATGGTTTTCAAAACCATTTAATGCACATCGTTCCTGTTCTAAATGTTCAGGCAAAACAATTGCCTGGATGAAAGGCGATGATATTATTCGAATTACAGCAAGAAAAAATGCATTTGGGGAAGTGGAGGATTTTATTTGCAACGAATGCAGATTTGAACATAAAGAAACAGCAGATTGGCACATTGAAGGTCCAAGAGACATGGGAGATGATTCTGTTATATCTGCAAATAAATATGAGTTGCCGGTGATTTCACCAGCAGTTAATGTGGACGCCAAATTTGTTTCAGAATGA
- the nuoL gene encoding NADH-quinone oxidoreductase subunit L has protein sequence MDATLILHIILWPPLIGFLINGLFGNSFPKWAVSILACLGPLTSFVGTVLAYTYLSGPAHSIPLYTWFIVEGSAKINFGFYIDHLAIIMLFVVTGVGSLIHAYSTGYMHDDKGYSRFMSYMNLFLFSMLLLVLGSNLVVLFAGWEGVGLCSFLLIGFWFENKEYNRAAAKAFIMNRIGDLGFLVAIFLIINKFGGIEFTDIHETIMEEGQLHDPQILLICLLLFLGVCGKSAQIPLFTWLPDAMAGPTPVSALIHAATMVTAGIYLIARMYFLFDYAPQSLTIIAITGCITALVAASIALKQNDIKKILAYSTVSQLGYMAVALGVGAYITAVFHLMTHAFFKALLFLGAGSVIHGLHGEQDISKMGGLKSKMKWTYTVMLIGTLAIVGCPPFAGFFSKDEILAAVYSKNFWFFLVLAFASVFTAWYMFRLLFATFHGQFRGSEEKLNKVHESSYSMIIPLVVLAVFSIIGGFVGLPEITGGDHKLYKFLVQSIAHTRFKVSHLFEYSLWGVTVLALVSIGYITFKKYATSDTKVFEPGNSLISRIIVNKFYLDELYALLFVNPLKKTGSWIINQFEYGVIDRLIRIPDTLIESSSFALKNLQSGKLSWYLLSTVVSILLIVLVFIYR, from the coding sequence ATGGATGCAACACTAATATTACACATTATACTTTGGCCACCACTTATCGGTTTTCTGATAAATGGTTTATTTGGTAATTCATTTCCTAAATGGGCTGTAAGTATACTCGCATGTTTGGGACCGCTTACCAGTTTCGTTGGAACCGTTTTAGCCTATACCTATTTATCGGGTCCGGCTCATTCCATTCCACTCTACACCTGGTTTATTGTTGAAGGAAGTGCAAAAATTAATTTTGGCTTTTATATAGATCACCTGGCTATTATCATGTTATTTGTTGTGACAGGAGTTGGAAGTTTAATACATGCCTATTCCACTGGATACATGCATGATGATAAAGGCTATTCCAGGTTTATGTCCTACATGAATTTATTTTTATTTTCCATGCTATTGCTGGTCCTTGGTTCTAACCTGGTGGTTTTATTTGCAGGTTGGGAAGGAGTTGGATTGTGTTCGTTTTTATTAATTGGATTCTGGTTTGAAAATAAAGAGTACAATCGTGCTGCTGCAAAAGCCTTTATAATGAATCGAATTGGGGATCTTGGATTTTTAGTAGCTATATTTTTGATAATTAATAAGTTTGGAGGAATAGAATTTACAGACATCCATGAAACCATAATGGAAGAAGGTCAATTGCATGACCCGCAGATTTTATTAATATGCCTCTTGTTGTTTTTGGGTGTTTGTGGGAAATCTGCTCAAATCCCTTTATTTACCTGGTTACCGGATGCAATGGCTGGCCCAACACCTGTTTCAGCTCTTATCCACGCAGCGACCATGGTAACTGCAGGGATCTATTTGATTGCAAGAATGTACTTCCTGTTTGATTATGCACCACAGAGTTTAACCATTATTGCCATTACAGGATGTATTACTGCATTGGTTGCCGCAAGCATTGCATTAAAACAAAACGACATTAAAAAAATATTAGCCTATTCAACCGTCAGCCAATTGGGTTATATGGCTGTTGCCTTGGGTGTGGGTGCTTATATAACAGCAGTATTTCATCTGATGACCCATGCATTTTTTAAAGCTTTATTGTTTTTAGGCGCCGGAAGTGTGATTCATGGTTTACACGGTGAACAAGACATTAGCAAAATGGGTGGATTGAAGTCAAAGATGAAATGGACCTATACCGTTATGTTAATTGGAACCTTAGCCATTGTTGGGTGTCCTCCATTTGCAGGTTTCTTTTCTAAAGATGAAATTTTAGCTGCGGTATATTCTAAAAACTTTTGGTTTTTTCTTGTATTGGCATTTGCATCCGTTTTTACAGCATGGTATATGTTCCGCTTGTTATTTGCCACCTTTCATGGACAATTCAGAGGTTCGGAAGAAAAACTGAACAAGGTGCATGAATCTTCTTATAGTATGATAATTCCTTTGGTTGTGTTAGCTGTATTTTCTATCATAGGAGGCTTTGTCGGATTGCCAGAAATAACCGGAGGTGATCATAAATTATATAAATTTTTAGTTCAATCCATTGCCCATACTCGATTTAAAGTGTCCCATTTATTTGAATACAGTTTATGGGGTGTAACAGTTTTAGCCTTAGTGTCCATTGGTTATATTACTTTTAAAAAATACGCAACATCCGATACTAAAGTTTTTGAACCAGGAAATTCGCTAATTTCCAGAATCATTGTAAATAAATTTTATCTGGATGAATTGTATGCACTGCTTTTTGTTAATCCTTTAAAGAAAACTGGAAGCTGGATTATAAATCAATTTGAATATGGGGTGATTGATCGGTTGATTCGAATACCAGACACCCTTATTGAATCTTCAAGTTTTGCACTTAAAAATTTGCAATCAGGTAAATTGAGTTGGTACTTGTTAAGTACTGTAGTCAGTATATTATTAATTGTCTTAGTGTTTATTTACAGATAA
- the nuoI gene encoding NADH-quinone oxidoreductase subunit NuoI produces MTFMERIYLPAVLKGMAITLSHLFRKKATIQYPEQKRPMSEVFRGLHILKRDDQGAERCTACGLCALACPAEAITMTAAERKPEEKKLYREEKYASVYEINMLRCIFCGLCEEACPKAAIFLQNDVMAPASFEREEFIYGKDRLVEPLKLN; encoded by the coding sequence ATGACGTTTATGGAACGGATTTATCTTCCGGCCGTGTTGAAAGGAATGGCAATTACCTTAAGTCACTTATTTAGGAAAAAAGCTACGATTCAATATCCGGAACAGAAACGTCCGATGAGTGAAGTATTCAGAGGATTGCATATTTTAAAAAGAGATGATCAAGGTGCAGAACGTTGCACTGCTTGTGGGTTGTGCGCATTGGCTTGCCCAGCTGAAGCAATTACCATGACTGCGGCAGAACGGAAACCAGAAGAAAAGAAATTGTACCGCGAAGAGAAATATGCATCTGTTTATGAAATCAATATGTTGCGATGTATCTTTTGTGGTTTGTGTGAAGAAGCATGTCCTAAAGCTGCGATATTCTTGCAAAATGACGTCATGGCTCCGGCAAGTTTTGAACGAGAAGAATTTATATATGGAAAAGATCGTTTGGTTGAACCCTTGAAGTTAAATTGA
- the nuoH gene encoding NADH-quinone oxidoreductase subunit NuoH — protein sequence MSELIFKLVFISVIFGLSLFIAMYSTYAERKLAAFLQDRLGPNRAGPFGLLQPLADGIKLFFKEEFIPRASDRWLFIMGPGFFMITALMTSAVIPFAPDLPWNGQIFSMQATDLNVGILYLFGVVSLGVYGILIGGWASNNKFSLLGAIRAASQNISYELAMGLSIVSLIMVTSSLSLRDIVDQQSGWHWNVIYQPLGFLIFIICAFAETNRAPFDLPECETELVGGYHTEFSSMKLGFYLFAEYINMFVSSAVLATLYFGAYQFPFISSMDPGLTKTLLGAGVMFGKIFFFIFLFIWIRWTLPRFRYDQLMNLGWKVLIPLAVLNIILTGAFILFKS from the coding sequence ATGAGCGAACTGATTTTTAAATTGGTATTTATTTCAGTCATATTTGGCTTGTCTTTGTTTATCGCTATGTATTCTACATATGCCGAACGAAAACTGGCTGCCTTTTTACAAGACCGTTTGGGACCCAATCGGGCTGGACCTTTCGGATTGTTGCAACCACTGGCTGATGGGATTAAATTATTTTTTAAAGAAGAATTTATCCCAAGAGCCTCGGATCGATGGTTGTTTATTATGGGGCCTGGTTTTTTTATGATTACCGCATTGATGACAAGTGCTGTAATCCCTTTTGCACCCGATCTGCCGTGGAATGGCCAGATTTTTTCAATGCAAGCCACGGATTTAAATGTGGGCATTTTATATTTGTTTGGGGTCGTTTCTTTGGGTGTATATGGAATCTTGATAGGAGGATGGGCTTCTAATAATAAATTTAGTTTATTAGGTGCAATTCGTGCTGCATCTCAAAATATCAGTTACGAACTAGCTATGGGCTTGTCTATCGTTTCACTGATTATGGTTACATCCAGTTTGTCGTTACGCGATATAGTAGATCAACAAAGCGGCTGGCACTGGAATGTAATTTATCAGCCCCTCGGTTTTTTGATATTTATTATTTGTGCTTTTGCAGAAACCAATCGTGCACCATTTGATTTACCTGAATGCGAAACAGAATTAGTTGGGGGGTATCATACAGAGTTTTCTTCTATGAAACTTGGTTTTTATCTGTTTGCAGAATATATCAATATGTTTGTAAGCAGTGCAGTACTGGCAACTTTATATTTTGGTGCATACCAATTTCCTTTTATTAGTAGTATGGATCCGGGTTTGACTAAAACATTATTAGGAGCTGGTGTCATGTTTGGTAAAATTTTCTTTTTTATCTTTTTATTTATTTGGATCCGGTGGACATTGCCTCGGTTCAGATATGATCAGTTGATGAATTTAGGGTGGAAAGTTTTAATCCCACTGGCTGTATTAAATATTATTTTAACCGGTGCATTTATATTATTTAAATCGTAA
- a CDS encoding NADH-quinone oxidoreductase subunit J produces the protein MQNLFYILSGLTIFAAIMVIISKHPIRSILFLVFTFFLISAHYVLLNAQFLALVNVVVYAGAIMVLFLFVVMFLNLNQEIERFKSWIPLSAAAISGACLFLVFFSAFRTAALTQHDNTGGYQHGLVENLGEVLYRDYLFPMEICSVLFLVAMIGVVLLGRKERVQPVKINLP, from the coding sequence ATGCAAAACCTGTTTTATATTTTATCCGGCTTAACCATTTTTGCAGCAATTATGGTTATCATTTCTAAACATCCGATCCGGAGTATATTATTTTTAGTATTTACTTTTTTTCTGATATCTGCACATTATGTGTTACTCAATGCTCAGTTTTTAGCATTGGTTAATGTGGTGGTTTATGCAGGTGCAATCATGGTATTGTTTCTTTTCGTTGTCATGTTTTTAAATTTAAATCAGGAAATTGAACGATTTAAATCCTGGATTCCTTTAAGTGCTGCTGCAATTTCAGGAGCTTGTTTGTTTTTAGTATTCTTCTCAGCGTTCCGAACTGCCGCATTGACACAACATGATAATACCGGTGGGTATCAACACGGTTTAGTAGAAAATTTGGGAGAGGTTTTGTACCGCGATTATTTATTTCCAATGGAAATTTGTTCCGTTTTGTTTTTAGTAGCTATGATTGGCGTTGTTTTATTAGGCCGTAAAGAACGGGTCCAACCAGTTAAAATTAATTTACCATGA